In Asanoa sp. WMMD1127, one genomic interval encodes:
- a CDS encoding Ohr family peroxiredoxin has translation MALSRVLYRTGAVAEGGRAGRVRVDDGGPEFTLAVPAGLGGDDGAGVNPEQLFAAGYAACFQSALENVASGYGVDLAGSRVRVGVALGPTGRGGLGLAVDIDLDAPTVDPDEAGRLLHRAHRFCPYSQAIAGNVEVTLSVRGAPVPAS, from the coding sequence ATGGCGTTGAGTCGGGTGCTCTACCGCACGGGTGCGGTCGCCGAGGGTGGTCGGGCCGGCCGGGTGCGGGTCGACGACGGTGGGCCGGAGTTCACGCTGGCCGTGCCGGCCGGCCTGGGCGGCGACGACGGCGCCGGGGTCAACCCGGAGCAGCTGTTCGCGGCCGGTTATGCCGCCTGTTTCCAGTCGGCGTTGGAAAACGTGGCATCGGGCTACGGCGTCGACCTGGCGGGCAGCCGGGTGCGGGTCGGCGTCGCCCTCGGGCCGACCGGCCGGGGCGGGCTCGGCCTGGCCGTGGACATCGACCTGGACGCGCCGACGGTGGACCCGGACGAGGCCGGTCGCCTGCTGCACCGGGCGCACCGGTTCTGCCCCTACTCGCAGGCGATCGCGGGCAACGTCGAGGTCACCCTGAGCGTACGAGGCGCGCCGGTGCCGGCGAGCTGA
- a CDS encoding sensor histidine kinase, producing MTGYRWWRQMSDGPVGEWVFLGTVALVTLGGSYLSGRHSIDPTGPLGWALLVAALLALAFRRRYPRIALLVTLGAAAAYYMLGNPPGVEPLPFVVALYHAVTAGRRISAIVAATACVLVIQGAELLSDAPLETDDLFPVVGWLVAIIVFGEFSRSRRAYLRAVEARAVEAERTAEAEARRRVAEERLRIARELHDSVGHHITVMRIHASAAIMRRATHPDLAYEALGTISTVSQEALRDLRGTLAVLRDPGDDGARQPAPTLAALPDLARRTQAAGPVVRTTVDGPVRPLPSGIEVAAYRIVQEALTNVTRHADAERVDVRLRYEPDQLVVQIDDDGRASTVRPAPPAASSGGTGLVGMRERAAAVGGDLLAGPRPEGGFRVRALFPVKEVG from the coding sequence ATGACCGGCTACCGATGGTGGCGGCAGATGTCCGACGGCCCGGTCGGCGAGTGGGTGTTCCTGGGGACCGTCGCGCTGGTCACCCTCGGGGGCTCCTATCTCTCCGGGCGGCACAGCATCGACCCGACGGGCCCACTGGGCTGGGCGTTGCTGGTCGCGGCCCTGCTCGCGCTCGCCTTCCGGCGGCGCTATCCGCGGATCGCGCTGCTCGTGACCCTCGGGGCGGCCGCCGCCTACTACATGCTCGGCAACCCGCCTGGTGTCGAGCCGCTCCCGTTCGTCGTCGCGCTCTACCACGCGGTGACCGCCGGCCGCCGGATCAGCGCGATCGTGGCGGCCACGGCCTGCGTCCTGGTGATCCAGGGCGCCGAGCTGCTCTCCGACGCGCCCCTGGAGACCGACGACCTGTTCCCCGTCGTCGGCTGGCTCGTGGCGATCATCGTGTTCGGCGAGTTCAGCCGCAGCCGCCGGGCCTACCTGCGGGCCGTCGAGGCGCGTGCGGTCGAGGCGGAGCGCACGGCCGAGGCCGAGGCCCGCCGGCGGGTCGCCGAGGAGCGGCTGCGCATCGCCCGCGAGCTGCACGACTCGGTCGGCCACCACATCACCGTGATGCGCATCCACGCCAGCGCGGCCATCATGCGCCGCGCGACCCATCCTGACCTTGCCTACGAGGCCCTGGGCACGATCAGCACGGTGAGCCAGGAGGCGCTGCGGGACCTGCGCGGCACCCTGGCCGTGCTGCGCGACCCCGGCGACGACGGCGCGCGGCAGCCCGCGCCGACGCTGGCCGCCCTGCCGGACCTCGCCCGGCGCACCCAGGCGGCCGGGCCGGTCGTGCGCACCACCGTCGACGGCCCGGTGCGCCCGCTGCCGTCCGGGATCGAGGTGGCCGCCTACCGGATCGTCCAGGAGGCGCTGACCAACGTCACGCGGCACGCGGACGCGGAGCGGGTCGACGTGCGGCTGCGCTACGAGCCCGACCAGCTGGTGGTCCAGATCGACGACGACGGCCGGGCCTCGACCGTGCGACCCGCGCCGCCCGCCGCGTCCTCCGGCGGCACCGGCCTGGTCGGCATGCGCGAGCGGGCCGCCGCCGTGGGTGGCGACCTGCTGGCCGGGCCTCGGCCCGAGGGCGGCTTCCGCGTGCGCGCCCTGTTCCCCGTCAAGGAGGTTGGATGA
- a CDS encoding response regulator transcription factor — MIRLLLADDQVLVRAGLRATLDEPDIEVVAEAGTGVEAIELARAHRPDVVLMDIRMPVVDGLEATRRIVSDPELADVRVVVLTTFDEDDYVYEALRVGASGFLLKDIEPEALVAGVRAVARGDALLAPSVTRRMIAGFAGRPARYAGARLDVSGLTRREYDVLLLVVAGLANNEIAERLGMSPATAKTHITRILAKLNARDRAQLVVLAYESGLVEPGWLR, encoded by the coding sequence ATGATCCGGCTGCTCCTGGCCGACGATCAGGTGCTGGTCCGGGCCGGGCTGCGGGCGACGCTCGACGAGCCCGACATCGAGGTCGTGGCGGAGGCGGGCACCGGCGTGGAGGCGATCGAGCTGGCCCGCGCCCACCGGCCCGACGTCGTGCTGATGGACATCCGGATGCCGGTCGTCGACGGCCTCGAGGCCACGCGCCGGATCGTCTCCGACCCCGAGCTGGCCGACGTGCGGGTGGTCGTGCTGACCACCTTCGACGAGGACGACTACGTCTACGAGGCGCTGCGGGTCGGCGCGAGCGGCTTCCTGCTCAAGGACATCGAACCCGAGGCGCTGGTGGCCGGCGTGCGGGCGGTGGCCCGCGGTGACGCGCTGCTCGCGCCGTCGGTGACCCGGCGGATGATCGCGGGCTTCGCCGGCCGGCCGGCGCGCTACGCGGGCGCCCGGCTCGACGTGTCCGGCCTGACCCGGCGGGAATATGACGTCCTGCTGCTGGTGGTGGCCGGGCTCGCGAACAACGAGATCGCCGAGCGGCTGGGCATGAGCCCGGCCACGGCCAAGACCCACATCACCCGCATCCTGGCCAAGCTCAACGCCCGTGACCGGGCCCAGCTCGTCGTGCTCGCCTACGAGTCCGGCCTGGTCGAGCCCGGTTGGCTGCGCTGA
- a CDS encoding PIG-L family deacetylase: MATLLCVHAHPDDEALWTGGLLARHTAHGWPAAVVTCAADLVGPRVGELAESLAVLGAGPPRLLGFGDSGRRPPFAPASLCAADLDEVVLRLVAHIRVVRPDIVVTYDAYGTYGHPDHVRTHRATVAAIEAAAHPAVAPQAGAPWQVSSLYLATWPRPAVLRAVSWLRRHGAEMPADDAAMGVPPETIDVAVDVRPWLDTKWRALCAHRSEFARGDGPARLNRVPPRLRELALGTEWFIRRDLRPPGHGLLSSPAPARLVRSG; this comes from the coding sequence ATGGCGACCCTGCTCTGCGTCCATGCCCATCCCGACGACGAGGCACTGTGGACAGGCGGGTTGTTGGCCCGGCACACCGCGCACGGCTGGCCGGCGGCGGTCGTGACGTGCGCCGCCGATCTGGTGGGGCCCCGCGTCGGCGAGCTGGCCGAGAGCCTCGCGGTGCTGGGTGCCGGCCCGCCGCGGCTGCTCGGTTTCGGTGACTCGGGCCGCCGGCCACCGTTCGCGCCGGCCAGCTTGTGCGCGGCCGACCTCGACGAAGTGGTGTTGCGGCTGGTGGCGCACATCCGGGTGGTCCGCCCGGACATCGTCGTCACCTACGACGCGTACGGGACCTACGGCCATCCCGACCACGTGCGCACCCACCGGGCCACCGTGGCGGCGATCGAGGCGGCCGCGCACCCGGCGGTGGCTCCGCAGGCCGGCGCGCCGTGGCAGGTGTCCAGCCTCTACCTGGCGACCTGGCCCCGGCCGGCGGTGCTGCGCGCGGTCTCGTGGCTGCGCCGGCACGGCGCCGAGATGCCGGCCGACGACGCGGCGATGGGCGTGCCGCCCGAGACGATCGACGTCGCGGTCGACGTGCGGCCGTGGCTCGACACCAAGTGGCGCGCGTTGTGCGCGCACCGGTCGGAGTTCGCCCGCGGCGACGGCCCGGCCCGGCTCAACCGGGTGCCGCCCCGGCTGCGCGAGCTGGCCCTGGGCACCGAGTGGTTCATCCGGCGCGACCTCCGGCCCCCCGGGCACGGCCTGCTCAGCTCGCCGGCACCGGCGCGCCTCGTACGCTCAGGGTGA
- a CDS encoding sialidase family protein — MSLRRLTTQRRWLGASVAVLTVAALAVGHPAAAGGGADTTTLSGPSPLAGCVAGPAGEVVATNTELEPWLAVDRSRPGRMAVAWQQDRRARGNAQGIVVAATADGGRAWQEAPAPGLTACTGGQHDRTGSPALSFGPTGVLYLSTGSITGFNVSTVEVSRSTDGGRSWLAPVPVIADNTVYWNDKPSVTADPTNPRLVYVTWNRGNIQLSRHQVMVARSTDGGATFAPPQALYQPTPDGAGTFGSQIVVLRDGSLLHVAIEKEFAISGPAPVVQSKVLVMRSADKGVTWTAPQTLVEQTINAPVLPDTGAPVPAQGINPDVAVDPLTGAVYVVWAQQGLSPADSDVALAMSLDNGRRWTRPVRVNQSPADGPARDNQAILPQVDVADDGTVAVSYYDFRANTPAAGTPTTLWLASCRSLLCAFDGDRWDERRLAGPFDLETALTWQIGPYLGSYVSLSHTASRFVAAYTATTGDPANPQDILVTSVPIRARG; from the coding sequence ATGTCGTTGCGAAGACTCACAACCCAGCGGCGGTGGCTGGGCGCCTCGGTGGCCGTGCTCACCGTCGCGGCGCTGGCCGTCGGCCACCCCGCGGCCGCCGGTGGCGGCGCCGACACCACCACGCTGAGCGGCCCGAGCCCGCTGGCCGGCTGCGTCGCCGGCCCGGCCGGCGAGGTGGTGGCCACCAACACCGAGCTCGAACCGTGGCTCGCCGTCGACCGCTCGCGGCCCGGCCGGATGGCGGTCGCCTGGCAGCAGGACCGCCGGGCCCGGGGCAACGCGCAGGGCATCGTGGTCGCGGCCACCGCCGACGGCGGCCGGGCCTGGCAGGAGGCGCCCGCGCCCGGGTTGACCGCCTGCACCGGTGGGCAGCACGACCGCACCGGCAGCCCGGCGCTGAGCTTCGGCCCGACCGGCGTGCTCTATCTGAGCACCGGCTCGATCACGGGCTTCAACGTGTCGACCGTGGAGGTCAGCCGCTCGACCGACGGCGGACGCAGCTGGCTCGCGCCCGTGCCGGTGATCGCGGACAACACCGTCTACTGGAACGACAAGCCGAGCGTGACCGCCGACCCGACCAACCCACGGCTGGTCTACGTCACCTGGAACCGGGGCAACATCCAGCTCAGCCGGCACCAGGTGATGGTGGCCCGCAGCACCGACGGCGGCGCCACCTTCGCGCCGCCGCAGGCCCTCTATCAGCCGACCCCGGACGGCGCCGGCACCTTCGGCAGCCAGATCGTGGTGCTGCGGGACGGCAGCCTGCTGCACGTCGCGATCGAGAAGGAGTTCGCGATCAGCGGGCCCGCGCCGGTCGTGCAGAGCAAGGTGCTGGTGATGCGCTCGGCGGACAAGGGCGTCACCTGGACCGCGCCGCAGACCTTGGTCGAGCAGACGATCAACGCGCCCGTGCTGCCCGACACCGGCGCTCCGGTGCCGGCGCAGGGCATCAACCCGGACGTCGCGGTCGACCCGCTGACCGGCGCCGTCTACGTGGTCTGGGCGCAGCAGGGCCTCTCCCCCGCCGACAGCGACGTCGCGCTGGCCATGTCGCTCGACAACGGGCGGCGCTGGACGCGGCCGGTCCGGGTCAACCAGAGCCCGGCGGACGGTCCCGCGCGCGACAACCAGGCGATCCTGCCGCAGGTCGACGTGGCCGACGACGGGACCGTGGCGGTCAGCTACTACGACTTCCGGGCGAACACCCCGGCGGCCGGCACGCCGACCACGCTGTGGCTGGCGAGCTGCCGCAGCCTGCTGTGCGCGTTCGACGGCGACCGGTGGGACGAGCGTCGCCTCGCCGGGCCGTTCGACCTGGAGACGGCGCTGACCTGGCAGATCGGCCCCTACCTCGGCTCCTACGTGTCGCTGTCGCACACGGCCAGCCGGTTCGTGGCCGCCTACACGGCGACGACCGGCGACCCGGCCAACCCGCAGGACATCCTGGTGACGTCGGTGCCGATCCGCGCCCGGGGCTGA
- a CDS encoding multicopper oxidase domain-containing protein, with protein sequence MGVRRRTLLRLGAASALGVAVPGALAGCESEPVTGKALTSEVPLPEAFTTELPVPPVLRPVSSDATTDYYEITARRGGARIVPGHETEVWGYNGIFPGPTIESRSGRRVVVTHRNELPVPTTVHLHGGHTPPDSDGYPTDVIVRTGDSLPHHKSPHSVMDHGAFDVATGRRQYTYPQDQRAATLWYHDHRMDFTGPQVYKGLAGFHLIRDDEDDELSLPKGDKEIPLMITDRAFDGKGQFRYPSTDPTLRRESGVDDDFMDGVLGDAILVNGAVWPFLEVSNTRYRFRLLNASNARRYELALDPPPVDGPAFVQVGSDGGLLDKPFGHETLPIAQAERFDVVVDFSKYQVGDKVTLINRIGAEGTARVMQFRVTRKERDESRVPERLSDLGVFGELDGDQENPDRDFEFSGGGPWEINKKFFDVNRIDAEPKLGATELWKVRTDKHHPVHLHLVQFKVLNRKGRPPRPTDRGWKDTIDLSPSEDAVVVARWTGYRGKYVFHCHNLEHEDMAMMANIQVV encoded by the coding sequence ATGGGTGTCCGACGTCGAACGCTGTTGCGGTTGGGCGCGGCGTCCGCGCTCGGTGTCGCCGTGCCCGGCGCGCTCGCCGGGTGCGAGAGCGAGCCGGTGACCGGCAAGGCGCTGACCAGCGAGGTTCCGCTGCCGGAGGCGTTCACCACCGAGCTGCCGGTGCCGCCGGTGCTGCGGCCGGTCAGCAGTGACGCCACGACCGACTACTACGAGATCACGGCGCGGCGGGGCGGGGCGCGGATCGTTCCCGGTCACGAGACCGAGGTGTGGGGCTACAACGGGATCTTCCCGGGGCCGACGATCGAGTCCCGCAGCGGCCGACGGGTGGTCGTCACGCACCGCAACGAGCTGCCCGTGCCGACGACGGTCCACCTGCACGGCGGGCACACCCCGCCGGACAGCGACGGCTATCCCACGGACGTGATCGTGCGTACGGGCGACTCGTTGCCCCACCACAAGAGCCCGCACTCCGTCATGGACCACGGCGCGTTCGACGTGGCCACCGGCCGGCGGCAGTACACCTATCCGCAGGACCAGCGGGCCGCCACGCTCTGGTACCACGACCACCGGATGGACTTCACCGGCCCGCAGGTCTACAAAGGACTCGCCGGCTTCCATCTCATCCGCGACGACGAGGACGACGAGCTCTCCCTGCCCAAGGGCGACAAGGAGATCCCGTTGATGATCACGGATCGGGCGTTCGACGGGAAGGGCCAGTTCCGCTATCCGTCGACCGACCCGACCCTGCGCCGCGAGTCCGGTGTGGACGACGACTTCATGGACGGGGTGCTCGGTGACGCGATCCTCGTCAACGGGGCGGTCTGGCCCTTCCTGGAGGTGTCCAACACCCGCTACCGGTTCCGGCTGCTCAATGCCTCCAACGCCCGCCGCTACGAGCTCGCGCTCGACCCGCCACCGGTTGACGGCCCCGCCTTCGTGCAGGTCGGCAGCGACGGCGGGCTGCTCGACAAGCCGTTCGGCCACGAGACCCTGCCGATCGCACAGGCGGAGCGATTCGACGTCGTCGTCGACTTCTCGAAATACCAGGTGGGCGACAAGGTCACCCTGATCAACCGGATCGGCGCGGAGGGCACCGCCCGGGTGATGCAGTTCCGGGTGACCCGCAAGGAGCGCGACGAGAGCCGGGTGCCGGAGCGCCTGTCCGACCTCGGTGTCTTCGGCGAGCTCGACGGTGACCAGGAGAACCCCGACCGGGACTTCGAGTTCAGCGGCGGCGGGCCCTGGGAGATCAACAAGAAGTTCTTCGACGTCAACCGGATCGACGCCGAACCCAAGCTCGGCGCGACCGAGCTGTGGAAGGTGCGCACCGACAAGCACCACCCGGTGCACCTGCACCTGGTGCAGTTCAAGGTGCTCAACCGCAAGGGCCGGCCGCCGCGTCCCACCGACCGGGGCTGGAAGGACACCATCGACCTGTCACCGTCCGAGGACGCGGTGGTGGTCGCACGCTGGACGGGCTACCGCGGGAAATATGTCTTCCACTGCCACAACCTCGAGCACGAGGACATGGCGATGATGGCCAATATCCAGGTCGTCTGA
- a CDS encoding MMPL family transporter, giving the protein MSRTEIRAATESPTSTGPAQPPDRATTLLLKIFGRRSKWLVLVVWIALLAGVGPIANKLYEVTSDDALAWLPASAESTVVAAQEDRFPDEGTLLAVAVFARDSGLTDADRAAVSAARDRLQTFAAGGQIADALPSPDGRALALLVPMPVGDDGGVAADRVNELRDEVRAGLPGGLEAKTTGPASAGADIGEAFAGLDATLLSVSVLVVAILLLVTYRSPSLWLMPLLAAGAAIQLANTLVYLLVEQAGLVVNSMNAGILTVLVFGAGTDYALLLIARYREELHRHEDRHVAMAVALRRAGPAVIASAATVAVGLLCLLAADLSSNRGLGPVGAIGVVTALIAMLTLLPVLLLIFGRGLFWPFVPRAGTPPRSGRNLWARIGTVVARRRRLVWVGTALVLAALSFGASGITIGLTGADVYTTRPESVQGQELLAAHFPAGSAEPALITANAAAASAVATAARGVQGVAEVGPPVTSTDGALVKLEAVLTDPPDSAAAEATVQRLRDAVHGVGGADAAVGGSTATTYDTDQANAHDRTVVIPLVLGVVLVILMGLLRALVAPVLLVATVVLSFGTALGLSWLLFEHVFGFNGVDQSLILLGFLFLVALGVDYNIFLITRAREEAAHRGHQAGMLHALAVTGGVITSAGVVLAATFAVLNVLPLVATAELGLLVGLGVLLDTLVVRPILVPALALDVGRKFWWPSRLSRGSTPNPSEPRPADAA; this is encoded by the coding sequence ATGTCCCGCACCGAGATCAGAGCCGCCACCGAGAGCCCGACGTCGACCGGCCCCGCCCAACCTCCCGACCGGGCCACCACGCTGCTTCTCAAGATCTTCGGCCGCCGCTCCAAGTGGCTGGTCCTGGTCGTCTGGATCGCCCTGCTGGCCGGTGTCGGGCCGATCGCCAACAAGCTCTACGAGGTGACCAGCGACGACGCGCTGGCCTGGCTGCCCGCGTCGGCCGAGTCGACCGTGGTCGCGGCCCAGGAGGACCGCTTCCCCGACGAGGGCACGCTGCTGGCCGTCGCCGTGTTCGCCCGCGACTCCGGCCTCACCGACGCCGACCGCGCCGCCGTCTCGGCCGCCCGCGACCGCCTGCAGACGTTCGCCGCCGGCGGGCAGATCGCGGACGCCCTGCCGTCCCCCGACGGCCGCGCGCTGGCCCTGCTGGTGCCCATGCCGGTCGGCGACGACGGCGGCGTGGCCGCCGACCGCGTCAACGAGCTGCGCGACGAGGTGCGGGCCGGCCTGCCGGGCGGCCTGGAGGCCAAGACCACCGGCCCGGCCAGCGCCGGCGCGGACATCGGCGAAGCGTTCGCCGGGCTCGACGCGACGCTGCTGTCGGTCAGCGTGCTGGTGGTGGCCATCCTGCTGCTGGTCACCTATCGCAGCCCGTCGCTGTGGTTGATGCCGCTGCTCGCCGCGGGCGCCGCCATCCAGCTCGCCAACACCCTGGTCTACCTGCTGGTCGAGCAGGCGGGTCTGGTCGTCAACTCGATGAACGCCGGCATCCTCACGGTGCTCGTCTTCGGCGCCGGCACCGACTACGCGCTGCTGCTCATCGCCCGCTACCGCGAGGAGCTGCACCGCCACGAGGACCGGCACGTGGCCATGGCGGTCGCACTGCGCCGGGCCGGCCCGGCCGTGATCGCGTCCGCGGCCACCGTCGCCGTCGGCCTGCTCTGCCTGCTCGCCGCCGACCTGAGCTCCAACCGCGGCCTCGGCCCGGTCGGTGCCATCGGCGTGGTCACCGCGCTGATCGCGATGCTGACGCTGCTCCCGGTGCTCCTGCTGATCTTCGGCCGCGGCCTGTTCTGGCCGTTCGTCCCCCGGGCCGGCACCCCGCCGCGCTCCGGGCGCAACCTGTGGGCCCGGATCGGCACGGTGGTCGCCCGCCGGCGCCGGCTCGTCTGGGTGGGCACCGCGCTCGTGCTGGCCGCCCTCTCGTTCGGCGCCAGCGGCATCACGATCGGCCTGACCGGGGCCGACGTCTACACGACCCGGCCCGAGTCGGTGCAGGGCCAGGAGCTGCTGGCCGCCCACTTCCCCGCCGGGTCCGCCGAGCCGGCTCTGATCACGGCCAACGCGGCGGCGGCGTCCGCCGTGGCCACGGCCGCCCGGGGCGTCCAGGGCGTGGCCGAGGTCGGGCCGCCGGTCACCTCGACCGACGGGGCGCTGGTCAAGCTCGAGGCGGTGCTGACCGACCCGCCCGACAGCGCGGCCGCCGAGGCGACGGTGCAGCGGCTGCGCGACGCCGTGCACGGTGTGGGCGGAGCGGACGCCGCGGTCGGCGGCAGCACCGCCACCACCTACGACACCGACCAGGCCAACGCCCACGACCGCACGGTGGTCATCCCGCTGGTGCTGGGCGTCGTGCTGGTCATCCTGATGGGCCTGCTCCGCGCGCTGGTGGCGCCGGTGCTGCTGGTGGCGACCGTGGTGCTGTCGTTCGGCACCGCACTCGGGCTCAGCTGGCTGCTCTTCGAGCACGTCTTCGGCTTCAACGGTGTCGACCAGTCGCTGATCCTGCTCGGCTTCCTGTTCCTGGTCGCGCTCGGCGTCGACTACAACATCTTCCTGATCACGAGAGCCAGGGAGGAGGCCGCCCACCGTGGCCACCAGGCGGGCATGCTGCACGCGCTCGCGGTCACCGGTGGGGTGATCACCAGCGCCGGCGTGGTGCTGGCCGCGACGTTCGCCGTGCTCAACGTGCTGCCGCTGGTCGCGACGGCCGAGCTCGGCCTGCTCGTCGGCCTCGGGGTGCTGCTCGACACGCTCGTCGTCCGGCCGATCCTGGTGCCGGCGCTCGCGCTCGACGTCGGCCGGAAGTTCTGGTGGCCCAGCCGGCTGTCCCGCGGATCCACTCCCAACCCGTCGGAGCCCCGTCCGGCGGACGCGGCCTGA